In one Phyllostomus discolor isolate MPI-MPIP mPhyDis1 chromosome 8, mPhyDis1.pri.v3, whole genome shotgun sequence genomic region, the following are encoded:
- the CCDC137 gene encoding coiled-coil domain-containing protein 137 isoform X2 has product MARAGRRAAVPAGTAGPGGPGRPQGRRQQQPPQGKQRSAPWPRPRSQEKKKVNCKPKNQDEQEIPFRLREIMKSRQEMKNPVSNKKRKKEGSLQKDAGEGGAGRGPGDRGPQVPAEEGRVRRGLRPAHGAGGPARALPQQEPGGPTARGAGGSQGEVGAEESVPAAAAGQSPAEKRGKGRGEAGAGAAPRHGEVRRGRPAAPRADRQAQDEGEHGPARQEVTDPGGAPEPRRCAPAPGLLHGPAADRGGGESAGRAGLQGDEDAAAGVAGGPVSPLPAREAARDQPVTTGDLGCHAGSGAQRSEPFPWTQPRTRSPVHQLPRSERGSSVCCPFFLSGQYFPE; this is encoded by the exons ATGGCGCGAGCGGGACGCCGAGCGGCGGTCCCCGCGGGGACAGCGGGGCCTGGGGGCCCGGGGCGGCCGCAagggcggcggcagcagcagccgccgcagGGGAAGCAGCGCTCGGCGCCGTGGCCCAGGCCGCGCAG ccaagagaagaagaaagtgaacTGCAAGCCCAAGAACCAGGATGAACAGGAAATCCCCTTCCGACTCCGGGAGATTATGAAGAGCCGCCAGGAAATGAAAAACCCCGTCAGtaacaagaagagaaagaaagagg GCAGCCTTCAGAAGGACGCTGGAGAAGGAGGCGCAGGGCGTGGACCCGGAGATCGCGGTCCCCAAGTTCCAGCAGAGGAAGGGCGAGTCCGACGGGGCCTACGTCCAGCGCATGGAGCAGGAGGCCCAGCACGTGCTCTTCCTCAGCAGGAACCGGGCGGCCCCACGGCCCGAGGCGCAGGCGGCTCCCAAGGAGAAGTCGGAGCGGAAGAAAGC GttccggcggcggcggctggaCAAAGTCcggcagagaagagaggaaaaggccGTGGAGAAGCTGGAGCAGGAGCTGCTCCAAG ACACGGTGAAGTTCGGCGAGGTCGCCCTGCAGCCCCCCGAGCTGACCGCCAAGCCCAGGACGAGGGTGAGCATGGGCCAG CCCGGCAGGAAGTCACTGATCCTGGGGGCGCTCCTGAGCCCCGGCGGTGCGCCCCAGCCCCCGGCCTCCTCCATGGCCCGGCAGCGGATCGTGGCGGAGGAGAGAGCGCGGGCCGTGCAGGCCTACAGGGCGATGAAGACGCTGCGGCGGGAGTGGCGGGAGGCCCGGTCAGCCCGCTGCCCGCCCGAGAAGCAGCCAGGGACCAGCCTGTGACCACAGGAGACCTGGGCTGCCACGCTGGGTCGGGGGCCCAGAGATCAGAGCCCTTTCCCTGGACACAGCCCAGGACCCGGAGCCCGGTACACCAGCTCCCACGTTCCGAAAGGGGCTCCAGTGTCTGctgtcctttcttcctctctggacAGTACTTTCCTGAGTGA
- the OXLD1 gene encoding oxidoreductase-like domain-containing protein 1, which yields MVLGRVAAGGRAVAAGVLCSGPGRRSSGDWCHRLPGGGSAPHRHRSGTPVWEGRREFRKDHADEGSQTAADGTRRPESSPPGRGAPEAPYPSPPELQPPTNCCMSGCPNCVWVDYADALLRHYQDGGQRALAALQEHVADENLRAFLRMEIQLRMRSRD from the exons ATGGTGCTGGGGCGCGTAGCCGCGGGAGGCCGGGCGGTGGCAGCAGGTGTCCTCTGCTCT GGGCCCGGCCGACGCTCCAGCGGGGACTGGTGCCACCGGCTTCCCGGAGGCGGCAGCGCTCCCCACCGGCACCGCAGCGGGACCCCAGTCTGGGAAGGCCGCAGAGAGTTCCGGAAGGACCATGCGGACGAGGGCTCCCAAACAGCGGCAGACGGCACGAGGCGCCCCGAGTCCTCCCCGCCCGGCAGGGGCGCCCCGGAAGCCCCGTACCCCTCCCCACCGGAGCTGCAGCCCCCCACGAACTGCTGCATGAGCGGCTGCCCCAACTGCGTGTGGGTGGACTACGCGGACGCGCTGCTGCGGCACTACCAGGACGGCGGGCAGCGGGCCCTGGCCGCCCTGCAGGAGCACGTGGCCGACGAGAACCTCAGGGCCTTCCTCAGGATGGAGATCCAGCTCCGCATGAGGAGCAGGGACTGA
- the PDE6G gene encoding retinal rod rhodopsin-sensitive cGMP 3',5'-cyclic phosphodiesterase subunit gamma: protein MNLEPPKAEIRSATRVTGGPVTPRKGPPKFKQRQTRQFKSKPPKKGVQGFGDDIPGMEGLGTDITVICPWEAFNHLELHELAQYGII from the exons ATGAATTTGGAGCCGCCCAAGGCCGAGATCCGGTCGGCCACGAGGGTGACCGGGGGGCCCGTTACTCCCAGGAAAGGGCCCCCCAAGTTTAAACAGCGGCAAACCAGGCAGTTCAAGAGCAAGCCACCCAAGAAAGGTGTCCAAGG GTTCGGGGACGACATCCCTGGAATGGAAGGCCTGGGGACAG acATCACGGTCATCTGCCCGTGGGAGGCCTTCAACCACTTGGAGCTGCACGAGCTGGCCCAGTACGGCATCATCTAG
- the CCDC137 gene encoding coiled-coil domain-containing protein 137 isoform X3: MARAGRRAAVPAGTAGPGGPGRPQGRRQQQPPQGKQRSAPWPRPRSQEKKKVNCKPKNQDEQEIPFRLREIMKSRQEMKNPVSNKKRKKEARAAFRRTLEKEAQGVDPEIAVPKFQQRKGESDGAYVQRMEQEAQHVLFLSRNRAAPRPEAQAAPKEKSERKKAFRRRRLDKVRQRREEKAVEKLEQELLQDTVKFGEVALQPPELTAKPRTRVSMGQVSRGQPGRKSLILGALLSPGGAPQPPASSMARQRIVAEERARAVQAYRAMKTLRREWREARSARCPPEKQPGTSL; encoded by the exons ATGGCGCGAGCGGGACGCCGAGCGGCGGTCCCCGCGGGGACAGCGGGGCCTGGGGGCCCGGGGCGGCCGCAagggcggcggcagcagcagccgccgcagGGGAAGCAGCGCTCGGCGCCGTGGCCCAGGCCGCGCAG ccaagagaagaagaaagtgaacTGCAAGCCCAAGAACCAGGATGAACAGGAAATCCCCTTCCGACTCCGGGAGATTATGAAGAGCCGCCAGGAAATGAAAAACCCCGTCAGtaacaagaagagaaagaaagagg CCCGGGCAGCCTTCAGAAGGACGCTGGAGAAGGAGGCGCAGGGCGTGGACCCGGAGATCGCGGTCCCCAAGTTCCAGCAGAGGAAGGGCGAGTCCGACGGGGCCTACGTCCAGCGCATGGAGCAGGAGGCCCAGCACGTGCTCTTCCTCAGCAGGAACCGGGCGGCCCCACGGCCCGAGGCGCAGGCGGCTCCCAAGGAGAAGTCGGAGCGGAAGAAAGC GttccggcggcggcggctggaCAAAGTCcggcagagaagagaggaaaaggccGTGGAGAAGCTGGAGCAGGAGCTGCTCCAAG ACACGGTGAAGTTCGGCGAGGTCGCCCTGCAGCCCCCCGAGCTGACCGCCAAGCCCAGGACGAGGGTGAGCATGGGCCAGGTGAGCAGGGGCCag CCCGGCAGGAAGTCACTGATCCTGGGGGCGCTCCTGAGCCCCGGCGGTGCGCCCCAGCCCCCGGCCTCCTCCATGGCCCGGCAGCGGATCGTGGCGGAGGAGAGAGCGCGGGCCGTGCAGGCCTACAGGGCGATGAAGACGCTGCGGCGGGAGTGGCGGGAGGCCCGGTCAGCCCGCTGCCCGCCCGAGAAGCAGCCAGGGACCAGCCTGTGA
- the CCDC137 gene encoding coiled-coil domain-containing protein 137 isoform X1, with translation MARAGRRAAVPAGTAGPGGPGRPQGRRQQQPPQGKQRSAPWPRPRSQEKKKVNCKPKNQDEQEIPFRLREIMKSRQEMKNPVSNKKRKKEGSLQKDAGEGGAGRGPGDRGPQVPAEEGRVRRGLRPAHGAGGPARALPQQEPGGPTARGAGGSQGEVGAEESVPAAAAGQSPAEKRGKGRGEAGAGAAPRHGEVRRGRPAAPRADRQAQDEGEHGPGEQGPARQEVTDPGGAPEPRRCAPAPGLLHGPAADRGGGESAGRAGLQGDEDAAAGVAGGPVSPLPAREAARDQPVTTGDLGCHAGSGAQRSEPFPWTQPRTRSPVHQLPRSERGSSVCCPFFLSGQYFPE, from the exons ATGGCGCGAGCGGGACGCCGAGCGGCGGTCCCCGCGGGGACAGCGGGGCCTGGGGGCCCGGGGCGGCCGCAagggcggcggcagcagcagccgccgcagGGGAAGCAGCGCTCGGCGCCGTGGCCCAGGCCGCGCAG ccaagagaagaagaaagtgaacTGCAAGCCCAAGAACCAGGATGAACAGGAAATCCCCTTCCGACTCCGGGAGATTATGAAGAGCCGCCAGGAAATGAAAAACCCCGTCAGtaacaagaagagaaagaaagagg GCAGCCTTCAGAAGGACGCTGGAGAAGGAGGCGCAGGGCGTGGACCCGGAGATCGCGGTCCCCAAGTTCCAGCAGAGGAAGGGCGAGTCCGACGGGGCCTACGTCCAGCGCATGGAGCAGGAGGCCCAGCACGTGCTCTTCCTCAGCAGGAACCGGGCGGCCCCACGGCCCGAGGCGCAGGCGGCTCCCAAGGAGAAGTCGGAGCGGAAGAAAGC GttccggcggcggcggctggaCAAAGTCcggcagagaagagaggaaaaggccGTGGAGAAGCTGGAGCAGGAGCTGCTCCAAG ACACGGTGAAGTTCGGCGAGGTCGCCCTGCAGCCCCCCGAGCTGACCGCCAAGCCCAGGACGAGGGTGAGCATGGGCCAGGTGAGCAGGGGCCag CCCGGCAGGAAGTCACTGATCCTGGGGGCGCTCCTGAGCCCCGGCGGTGCGCCCCAGCCCCCGGCCTCCTCCATGGCCCGGCAGCGGATCGTGGCGGAGGAGAGAGCGCGGGCCGTGCAGGCCTACAGGGCGATGAAGACGCTGCGGCGGGAGTGGCGGGAGGCCCGGTCAGCCCGCTGCCCGCCCGAGAAGCAGCCAGGGACCAGCCTGTGACCACAGGAGACCTGGGCTGCCACGCTGGGTCGGGGGCCCAGAGATCAGAGCCCTTTCCCTGGACACAGCCCAGGACCCGGAGCCCGGTACACCAGCTCCCACGTTCCGAAAGGGGCTCCAGTGTCTGctgtcctttcttcctctctggacAGTACTTTCCTGAGTGA
- the CCDC137 gene encoding coiled-coil domain-containing protein 137 isoform X4, whose amino-acid sequence MARAGRRAAVPAGTAGPGGPGRPQGRRQQQPPQGKQRSAPWPRPRSQEKKKVNCKPKNQDEQEIPFRLREIMKSRQEMKNPVSNKKRKKEARAAFRRTLEKEAQGVDPEIAVPKFQQRKGESDGAYVQRMEQEAQHVLFLSRNRAAPRPEAQAAPKEKSERKKAFRRRRLDKVRQRREEKAVEKLEQELLQDTVKFGEVALQPPELTAKPRTRVSMGQPGRKSLILGALLSPGGAPQPPASSMARQRIVAEERARAVQAYRAMKTLRREWREARSARCPPEKQPGTSL is encoded by the exons ATGGCGCGAGCGGGACGCCGAGCGGCGGTCCCCGCGGGGACAGCGGGGCCTGGGGGCCCGGGGCGGCCGCAagggcggcggcagcagcagccgccgcagGGGAAGCAGCGCTCGGCGCCGTGGCCCAGGCCGCGCAG ccaagagaagaagaaagtgaacTGCAAGCCCAAGAACCAGGATGAACAGGAAATCCCCTTCCGACTCCGGGAGATTATGAAGAGCCGCCAGGAAATGAAAAACCCCGTCAGtaacaagaagagaaagaaagagg CCCGGGCAGCCTTCAGAAGGACGCTGGAGAAGGAGGCGCAGGGCGTGGACCCGGAGATCGCGGTCCCCAAGTTCCAGCAGAGGAAGGGCGAGTCCGACGGGGCCTACGTCCAGCGCATGGAGCAGGAGGCCCAGCACGTGCTCTTCCTCAGCAGGAACCGGGCGGCCCCACGGCCCGAGGCGCAGGCGGCTCCCAAGGAGAAGTCGGAGCGGAAGAAAGC GttccggcggcggcggctggaCAAAGTCcggcagagaagagaggaaaaggccGTGGAGAAGCTGGAGCAGGAGCTGCTCCAAG ACACGGTGAAGTTCGGCGAGGTCGCCCTGCAGCCCCCCGAGCTGACCGCCAAGCCCAGGACGAGGGTGAGCATGGGCCAG CCCGGCAGGAAGTCACTGATCCTGGGGGCGCTCCTGAGCCCCGGCGGTGCGCCCCAGCCCCCGGCCTCCTCCATGGCCCGGCAGCGGATCGTGGCGGAGGAGAGAGCGCGGGCCGTGCAGGCCTACAGGGCGATGAAGACGCTGCGGCGGGAGTGGCGGGAGGCCCGGTCAGCCCGCTGCCCGCCCGAGAAGCAGCCAGGGACCAGCCTGTGA